A single window of Sulfurovum riftiae DNA harbors:
- the murG gene encoding undecaprenyldiphospho-muramoylpentapeptide beta-N-acetylglucosaminyltransferase: MSIVMTGGGTGGHLAIIKAVKEQLKGEELIYIGSMTGQDRQWFENDEDFAKVYFFETRGVVNQKGLGKLRSLWMMLHAMMKARKLLKEHDAKVVFSVGGFSSAATAFAAKSAGVPLVIHEQNAALGSLNKLLRPYAAAFISSYLDESPTKAYPIKEVFFDNARVRKNVKTIIFLGGSQGAKAINKLALEIAPVLKERGIKIIHQAGEKNIDEVRQAYEKAGIEAEVFGFTTKLAEYMKEADLAIARAGASTLWELSATALPTLFIPYPYAASDHQYYNALFLVEQDLAWIMREEAIDTQKVLALLDEDLETKSRGLMEIVEKDGSRQIANLLKNYAKT, translated from the coding sequence ATGAGTATAGTCATGACAGGGGGAGGTACAGGCGGACACCTTGCCATCATTAAAGCGGTCAAAGAGCAGCTCAAAGGTGAAGAGCTCATTTACATCGGTTCTATGACCGGGCAGGACAGGCAGTGGTTCGAGAATGATGAGGATTTTGCCAAAGTCTACTTTTTCGAGACCCGCGGAGTGGTCAACCAGAAAGGACTGGGAAAACTCAGGTCACTCTGGATGATGCTCCATGCCATGATGAAAGCACGCAAACTGCTTAAAGAGCATGATGCTAAAGTAGTCTTCTCCGTCGGCGGGTTCTCTTCGGCCGCCACGGCCTTCGCTGCCAAATCGGCAGGGGTACCACTGGTCATCCATGAACAGAATGCCGCATTGGGTTCTCTCAACAAACTGCTCAGACCGTATGCAGCAGCTTTCATCAGTTCGTACCTCGATGAAAGTCCCACCAAGGCCTATCCGATCAAAGAGGTGTTCTTTGACAATGCCCGTGTACGAAAAAATGTAAAGACCATTATCTTCCTTGGAGGCTCCCAGGGAGCAAAAGCCATTAACAAGCTGGCACTCGAGATCGCGCCTGTACTCAAAGAGAGAGGCATAAAGATCATCCATCAGGCCGGAGAGAAGAATATCGATGAGGTACGACAGGCATATGAAAAGGCAGGGATCGAAGCAGAGGTCTTCGGCTTTACGACAAAGCTGGCAGAGTACATGAAAGAGGCGGATCTTGCCATTGCCAGGGCCGGGGCTTCCACACTCTGGGAACTCTCTGCAACGGCACTTCCGACACTTTTCATCCCTTACCCCTACGCGGCAAGTGACCACCAGTACTACAATGCACTATTCCTTGTGGAGCAAGATCTGGCATGGATCATGAGAGAAGAAGCGATCGACACACAAAAGGTACTGGCACTTCTGGATGAAGACCTTGAAACCAAAAGCAGAGGACTGATGGAAATTGTCGAAAAAGATGGAAGCAGGCAGATCGCAAATCTTTTAAAAAACTATGCAAAAACCTGA